One window of Acidobacteriota bacterium genomic DNA carries:
- a CDS encoding fumarylacetoacetate hydrolase family protein, producing MSPARLFRVRHDGVPRLVLERAGAWWLADGDLATGWRDGARIAAPAPDTWLAPVEPSKLVCIGLNYRDHAAERGRPIPAAPMVFLKPSTAVIGPGVPIRIPPGVGRVDHEAELGVVIGRRASGVPRGSALDHVLGYTCVNDVTARDLQDRGVQYSHCKGYDTFAPLGPAILLVRDPGELVVEGVVNGETRQRSTTRELIFPVDALVEYISAIMTLLPGDVIATGTPAGIGPLAPRDVVTVRIGGIGELTNPVVTGVPGAVVGRGVGARPAGS from the coding sequence ATGAGCCCGGCGCGCCTCTTTCGGGTGCGACACGACGGTGTTCCGCGCCTCGTCCTCGAGCGCGCGGGCGCGTGGTGGCTCGCCGACGGCGACCTCGCGACGGGGTGGCGCGACGGCGCACGGATTGCGGCGCCAGCGCCCGACACGTGGCTTGCGCCGGTCGAGCCGTCGAAGCTGGTGTGCATCGGGCTCAACTACCGCGATCACGCCGCCGAACGGGGCCGCCCGATTCCCGCGGCGCCGATGGTGTTCCTGAAGCCGTCGACGGCCGTGATCGGCCCCGGCGTGCCCATCCGGATTCCTCCCGGCGTCGGGCGCGTCGACCACGAGGCCGAGCTCGGCGTGGTCATCGGCCGGCGGGCGTCCGGCGTGCCGCGGGGGTCGGCCCTCGATCACGTGCTCGGGTACACGTGCGTGAACGACGTGACCGCCCGCGACCTGCAGGACCGGGGCGTGCAGTACTCGCACTGCAAGGGCTACGACACGTTCGCTCCGCTCGGGCCGGCGATCCTGCTCGTTCGCGACCCCGGCGAGCTGGTGGTCGAGGGGGTCGTCAACGGCGAGACGCGACAGCGCTCGACGACGCGCGAGCTGATCTTCCCCGTGGACGCGCTCGTGGAGTACATCTCGGCGATCATGACGCTGCTGCCCGGCGACGTGATCGCCACGGGGACACCGGCGGGCATCGGCCCGCTCGCGCCTCGTGACGTCGTCACCGTGCGCATCGGGGGCATCG
- the hslU gene encoding ATP-dependent protease ATPase subunit HslU — protein sequence MPIYLPETTTSTAESLTPRQIVAELDKYVVGQHRAKRAVAIALRNRTRRQKLSPELADEVAPKNILMIGPTGVGKTEIARRLARLAQSPFLKIEASKFTEVGYVGRDVESMVRDLVELAVDMVREERRVEVREKARQASEERLLDLLLPPSALPTGQSEEAQAARDQAQGTRERFREQLRAGRLDQRVVEVEVRETGMPSFEIISGSSVEEVGINLKEMLPGMFQGRSRPRKMKVPEALAHLAQEEEQKLIDMESVSRVAVQRVEQAGIVFLDEIDKIAGREGGHGPDVSREGVQRDILPIIEGTTVNTKHGMVRTDHILFIAAGAFHVSKPSDLIPELQGRFPIRVELEPLGKDDFVRILTEPKSALVKQYTALIGTEGVELTFEPAAIDAIAEFATRVNERTENIGARRLHTVMEKLLDEVSFDAPDLGGKSITIDEPYVVRMLADIVRDEGLSRYIL from the coding sequence ATGCCCATCTACCTCCCGGAAACGACCACCTCCACCGCGGAGTCGCTGACGCCGCGCCAGATCGTCGCGGAACTCGACAAGTACGTCGTCGGGCAACACCGGGCCAAACGGGCGGTGGCGATCGCGCTGCGCAACCGGACGCGGCGCCAGAAGCTCTCGCCCGAGCTCGCCGACGAGGTCGCGCCGAAGAACATCCTGATGATCGGCCCGACGGGGGTGGGCAAGACGGAGATCGCCCGGCGGCTGGCGCGCCTGGCCCAGTCGCCGTTTCTCAAGATCGAGGCCTCGAAGTTCACCGAGGTCGGCTACGTCGGCCGCGACGTGGAGTCGATGGTGCGCGACCTCGTCGAGCTCGCCGTCGACATGGTGCGCGAGGAACGCCGCGTGGAGGTCCGCGAGAAGGCCCGCCAGGCGTCCGAGGAACGGCTGCTCGACCTGCTGCTGCCCCCGTCGGCCCTCCCGACCGGTCAGTCGGAGGAGGCCCAGGCGGCGCGCGACCAGGCCCAGGGCACGCGCGAGCGGTTTCGCGAACAGCTCCGGGCGGGGCGGCTCGATCAGCGGGTCGTCGAGGTCGAGGTGCGTGAGACCGGCATGCCGTCGTTCGAGATCATCAGCGGCTCGTCGGTCGAGGAGGTCGGCATCAACCTGAAGGAGATGCTGCCGGGCATGTTTCAGGGGCGCTCGCGCCCTCGCAAGATGAAGGTCCCCGAGGCGCTGGCCCACCTGGCGCAGGAGGAGGAGCAGAAGCTCATCGACATGGAGAGCGTGTCGCGCGTGGCCGTTCAACGGGTCGAGCAGGCCGGCATCGTCTTCCTCGACGAGATCGACAAGATCGCCGGCCGGGAGGGCGGTCACGGGCCCGATGTGAGCCGCGAGGGCGTCCAGCGCGACATCCTGCCGATCATCGAGGGGACGACGGTGAACACGAAGCACGGCATGGTGCGCACCGACCACATCCTCTTCATCGCCGCCGGTGCGTTCCACGTGTCGAAGCCCTCCGATCTGATCCCGGAGCTGCAGGGCCGGTTTCCCATCCGCGTCGAGCTCGAACCGCTCGGCAAGGACGACTTCGTCCGGATCCTGACCGAGCCGAAGAGCGCGCTCGTCAAGCAGTACACGGCGCTCATCGGCACGGAGGGCGTGGAGCTGACCTTCGAGCCCGCCGCCATCGACGCCATCGCCGAGTTCGCCACGCGCGTCAACGAGCGCACCGAGAACATCGGGGCCCGGCGCCTGCACACCGTAATGGAGAAGCTGCTCGACGAGGTGTCGTTCGACGCGCCCGACCTGGGGGGGAAATCGATTACCATTGACGAGCCCTACGTCGTTCGCATGCTGGCCGACATCGTGCGCGACGAAGGGCTCTCCCGATACATTCTGTGA